One genomic region from Fictibacillus marinisediminis encodes:
- a CDS encoding VOC family protein, translating to MNFHTRPHTFVETVQLIVEDLNRSLSFYQDILGFSVLKEERGVVFLTLDGHNSILSVVQPENAKPKQPRTSGLYHFALLLPNRNELAKVLRHFIDIGYPLQGASDHLVSEALYLADPDGNGIEIYVDRDSNEWKWENGQVEMTTEPLDAKGLLAESDGSTYEGLPKETIMGHLHLHVSDLQEAESFYCEGLGFEVVLRYSNHALFISTGGYHHHLGLNIWNGQGAPAPDKHRAGLKQFTVVYPSAEARDEAAARLGKLGNNVQQLEQSLFVKDPSGTLMELAID from the coding sequence ATGAACTTTCACACACGTCCGCACACTTTTGTAGAAACCGTTCAATTAATCGTCGAGGATTTGAATCGATCGCTATCTTTTTATCAAGATATATTAGGTTTTTCAGTTCTTAAAGAAGAAAGGGGAGTCGTTTTCTTAACACTGGATGGCCATAACTCTATCTTATCTGTCGTACAGCCTGAAAATGCGAAACCGAAACAGCCCCGAACATCAGGATTGTATCACTTTGCATTGCTTCTCCCAAACCGTAATGAACTAGCCAAAGTGCTGCGCCACTTCATTGATATTGGTTATCCACTACAGGGCGCATCGGACCATCTTGTGAGCGAAGCTTTATATTTGGCTGATCCGGATGGCAACGGAATTGAAATATACGTAGACCGTGATTCAAATGAATGGAAATGGGAAAATGGACAAGTGGAGATGACTACGGAACCTCTTGATGCAAAAGGGCTGTTAGCTGAGAGTGACGGCTCCACTTATGAAGGGCTGCCAAAAGAAACCATTATGGGGCATCTGCATCTTCATGTATCTGATTTACAAGAAGCAGAATCATTTTATTGTGAAGGGTTAGGATTCGAAGTTGTTCTTCGTTATAGCAACCATGCATTATTCATCTCAACCGGCGGTTATCATCACCATCTCGGTTTAAACATCTGGAACGGTCAAGGTGCACCTGCTCCCGATAAACATCGCGCAGGATTGAAACAGTTTACTGTTGTTTATCCGTCAGCTGAAGCAAGAGATGAAGCCGCGGCCCGGCTTGGGAAATTAGGTAATAATGTCCAGCAACTTGAGCAATCTCTTTTTGTAAAAGATCCTTCAGGTACTCTGATGGAATTAGCGATAGATTAA
- the glsA gene encoding glutaminase A, protein MICRSSEELNQLVLEAKDCTKFGKVADYIPALKKADPDDLSVAIYHTDGTCLSAGDVQLKITLQSISKVLALALALMDCGEDEVFCKIGYEPTGDPFNSIVKLEISKPSKPLNPMINAGALVVTHMIKGHSVHERFERLLQFVRKLAGNPSISHCEEVAVSEFETAHLNRSLCYFMKQHGIINEDVDNLIYLYTKQCAIEMNCLDLAKIGLVLALDGIDPLTNNRLIPTHIARICKTLMVTCGMYNASGEFAVRVGIPAKSGVSGGIMGAVPNRFGIGIFGAALDEKGNSIAGLKILEMLSKRYDLSMF, encoded by the coding sequence ATGATTTGTCGTTCTAGTGAAGAGCTTAATCAATTAGTATTGGAAGCCAAGGACTGCACGAAGTTCGGTAAAGTAGCGGATTACATACCTGCACTGAAAAAAGCAGATCCTGATGACTTATCTGTCGCCATCTATCACACTGATGGTACATGTTTATCGGCAGGAGATGTCCAATTGAAGATAACGCTTCAAAGCATTTCTAAGGTGCTGGCTCTCGCCCTCGCATTAATGGACTGCGGCGAAGATGAAGTTTTTTGTAAAATCGGGTATGAGCCTACTGGAGATCCTTTCAATTCCATCGTAAAGCTGGAGATCAGTAAACCTTCGAAACCGCTAAATCCCATGATTAATGCCGGAGCACTGGTCGTGACTCACATGATTAAAGGACATTCGGTCCACGAGAGGTTTGAACGTCTTCTTCAATTTGTCAGGAAGCTGGCTGGAAATCCTTCCATCTCTCATTGTGAAGAAGTGGCTGTATCAGAGTTTGAGACCGCACATTTAAACCGTTCACTTTGTTATTTTATGAAGCAGCATGGCATCATTAATGAAGATGTGGATAATCTTATCTACCTTTATACAAAGCAATGCGCTATAGAAATGAATTGCCTTGATTTGGCGAAAATTGGCCTTGTTCTTGCTCTTGATGGTATTGACCCATTGACGAATAATCGGTTAATCCCCACGCATATCGCTCGGATCTGCAAGACTTTAATGGTGACGTGCGGCATGTACAATGCTTCCGGCGAATTTGCCGTAAGAGTTGGGATTCCTGCTAAGAGCGGTGTTTCTGGAGGGATCATGGGTGCCGTGCCCAACCGGTTCGGCATCGGGATCTTTGGTGCGGCACTTGATGAGAAAGGAAATAGCATAGCCGGACTTAAAATTCTGGAGATGCTTTCTAAACGATACGATCTAAGTATGTTTTAG
- the speD gene encoding adenosylmethionine decarboxylase, translating into MSRTHEQRIQLHGFNNLTKSLSFNMYDICYTKTRKEREAYIEYIDEEYSAERLTGILQKVSDTIGAHVLNIAKQDYVPQGASVTLLVSEGPIVEVPTENIDETPAAMPESVVMQLDKSHLTVHTYPEYHPDEGISTFRADIDVSTCGEISPLKALNHLIDSFDTDIMTVDYWVRGFTRDINGQKLFIDHDISSIQNFISEDFKNEFDMIDSNIYQENIFHTKCKLKNFDLNNYLFGYSRDTLTEQEQAEITKRITEEMDEIYFGRNMNRFFR; encoded by the coding sequence ATGAGCCGAACACATGAGCAGCGAATTCAATTGCACGGTTTTAATAACCTGACCAAATCATTAAGCTTTAATATGTACGATATTTGTTACACTAAGACAAGGAAAGAGCGGGAAGCCTATATTGAGTACATCGATGAAGAATACAGCGCTGAGCGGTTAACCGGCATTCTTCAGAAAGTGTCCGACACGATTGGAGCGCACGTATTAAATATCGCTAAACAAGACTATGTTCCCCAAGGAGCCAGTGTAACATTATTAGTTTCTGAAGGCCCAATTGTCGAAGTACCTACTGAAAATATTGATGAAACACCGGCAGCCATGCCTGAATCTGTAGTCATGCAGCTGGACAAAAGCCATTTAACCGTTCATACGTATCCCGAATATCATCCGGACGAAGGAATCAGCACCTTTAGAGCGGATATTGATGTTTCAACTTGCGGGGAGATTTCTCCTTTAAAAGCTTTAAATCATCTCATCGATTCCTTTGATACCGATATTATGACCGTCGACTACTGGGTGAGAGGGTTCACAAGAGATATTAATGGCCAAAAGCTTTTTATTGATCATGATATATCTTCCATACAAAATTTTATCAGCGAGGATTTTAAAAACGAATTTGATATGATTGATTCAAACATCTATCAGGAAAATATTTTTCATACGAAATGCAAGCTGAAAAATTTTGACCTGAACAATTACTTATTCGGCTACTCAAGGGATACACTGACCGAACAGGAACAAGCGGAAATCACCAAAAGAATTACCGAGGAGATGGATGAGATCTATTTTGGAAGAAATATGAATCGTTTTTTTAGGTAG
- a CDS encoding alpha/beta-type small acid-soluble spore protein yields MARNKLLVPGSENALSRMKEEIANEFGVKLGADTTARANGSVGGEMTKRLIAMAEQQLGNQPR; encoded by the coding sequence ATGGCAAGAAACAAACTTTTGGTACCTGGTTCTGAGAATGCGTTAAGCAGGATGAAAGAGGAAATAGCCAATGAGTTTGGAGTGAAGCTTGGTGCAGATACGACCGCACGGGCTAATGGATCTGTAGGCGGAGAGATGACAAAACGTCTCATTGCCATGGCGGAACAGCAGCTTGGAAATCAGCCTCGATAG
- a CDS encoding nitroreductase family protein — protein MDVFEAIKTRRSIGLVKDDPVPDHLLEKILEAGTYAPNHHRTNPWRFFVISEAGRNKLGELLAEITKSAMNEPLSEEDQQKLEKVKKKPLRAPVIIAVGVEPGDHQKVIHKEETAAVSASIQNMLLAAHALGLGAVWRTGAICYDDRVRSYFRLSDKGEMAGFIYLGYPNKAPAAINKQPYQEITEWLK, from the coding sequence ATGGATGTTTTTGAAGCGATTAAAACAAGGAGAAGCATAGGTTTGGTTAAGGACGATCCAGTTCCCGATCATCTCCTCGAAAAAATTTTAGAAGCGGGAACATATGCTCCAAACCACCACCGTACGAATCCCTGGAGATTCTTTGTCATCAGCGAAGCAGGAAGAAACAAACTGGGAGAGCTTCTGGCAGAAATCACGAAGTCTGCAATGAATGAACCATTGTCAGAAGAAGATCAGCAAAAATTGGAGAAGGTAAAGAAAAAACCGCTTCGTGCACCGGTTATTATTGCGGTCGGAGTAGAGCCGGGAGATCACCAAAAAGTGATTCATAAGGAGGAAACAGCCGCTGTCAGTGCCTCGATTCAAAATATGCTGCTTGCTGCCCATGCTCTCGGTCTTGGGGCAGTTTGGCGCACAGGCGCGATTTGTTATGACGACAGAGTAAGGTCTTATTTCCGCCTCTCAGACAAAGGTGAAATGGCTGGATTTATCTATCTTGGCTATCCAAATAAAGCGCCTGCAGCTATCAATAAACAACCCTATCAGGAAATCACCGAGTGGTTAAAATAG
- a CDS encoding aldo/keto reductase has translation MQKRKLGNEGLEVSSLGLGCMGMSDFYSGQDDQESVKTINHALELGVNFLDTADMYGVGKNEELVGAAISDRRKDVILATKFGNVRGEDGSFLGVNGHPKYVKEACENSLRRLGTDYIDLFYQHRVDPGIPIEETVGAMSILAQEGKIRYLGLSEASPETIRRAHDVHPITAVQTEYSLWSRDVEEQILPAIRELGIGFVPYSPLGRGFLTGQIKRFEDLAEDDYRRFSPRFQGENFQKNLDLVEKIKEIALEKSCSTSQLAIAWLLAQGNDIVPIPGTKKTRYLEENVGAIKVELTQDDVSRINEAAPRGAAAGERYPEAGMKGVNR, from the coding sequence GTGCAAAAAAGAAAACTAGGCAATGAGGGTTTGGAAGTCTCATCCCTTGGATTGGGCTGCATGGGCATGTCGGACTTTTACAGCGGACAAGATGATCAGGAGTCAGTAAAAACCATTAACCATGCACTTGAATTAGGTGTAAACTTCCTGGATACTGCTGATATGTATGGTGTTGGCAAAAATGAAGAATTGGTAGGTGCAGCGATCAGTGATCGCAGGAAGGATGTCATCCTTGCTACGAAATTTGGCAATGTAAGGGGTGAAGACGGTTCCTTTTTAGGTGTAAACGGACATCCGAAATATGTGAAAGAAGCGTGTGAAAACAGTTTGAGGCGGCTTGGCACGGATTACATTGATCTCTTCTATCAACACAGAGTCGATCCAGGCATCCCTATAGAAGAAACGGTGGGGGCAATGTCGATTCTTGCTCAGGAAGGGAAAATACGCTATCTGGGCCTTTCAGAAGCTTCTCCTGAAACCATCCGGCGTGCACATGATGTACATCCCATTACAGCCGTACAAACTGAATATTCATTATGGAGCCGGGATGTTGAAGAACAAATACTGCCTGCGATCCGGGAGCTTGGCATCGGATTTGTTCCCTACAGCCCGCTCGGCCGAGGCTTCTTAACAGGCCAGATCAAAAGATTTGAAGACTTGGCTGAGGATGACTACCGCCGGTTTTCCCCAAGGTTTCAAGGAGAAAACTTTCAAAAGAACTTAGATCTTGTTGAAAAAATAAAAGAGATCGCTTTAGAAAAAAGCTGCAGTACATCACAGCTGGCTATAGCCTGGCTGCTTGCCCAAGGTAATGATATCGTCCCAATTCCCGGAACAAAGAAAACCCGTTATTTAGAAGAAAATGTTGGGGCAATAAAGGTTGAACTGACACAAGATGACGTCAGCCGGATCAATGAGGCTGCACCAAGGGGAGCGGCCGCAGGTGAACGATATCCTGAAGCAGGAATGAAAGGTGTAAACCGATAA